AGTTCATCCAATTCTTTGAATAACAAGCTAAAAGATTGCGAACATCAGTTTATACAAAAAACTACAAAAATGAAcaactataaaaatataaagaatAGATTATCAGTAGTGTCACACTGTTTCAGTTTGTCTGAAAATAATTGTTGTTCTAAATTTAATAACAAAAGATTATCGTTTTCTTTATTTCGAACTCGAAGTGAACCATATTTTGCAGACAATAGGTTAGAGATTGAAGTAACACAAAATGTAACTTATGAAGACAATTTTATAGAGGAATATGAATATAACAGAAACGATTATGATTTCTCTAGAATAACGTGTAATATTAATCCAATAATCACATAAAGAATTTatgatatataaaaaaaatttttaaataaaaaatagaattgCTTATCtggtttttaattaaattaactGAATGTTCGAAAGACTGATTATAAAAAAGATTAATTAATTGTAGATAGCATTAAGAAATACTAATAAGCAGTTTTATAAAACACACGCACCTAAATAAAGCAATTTAACTTAAATTTTCTTATCAAATTGTATGTTGTATTACAttcaattaatttttatatatgCTACTATTTTATGCACACTGATATTCGTaaaaaatttaattgtaataaattatattatatgcAAATCAAATTAAATACTTTTTAGGAAACTATAAAATTAGTTTTCTTATTATTTTTGTTTGATATAAACGCTCTTAGAACACTGTATCTTTGTAAATTATAATCTGTATTAAATAACATCAATCTTTTTGTCGTAAATACAATGCATATTAATATGTACATGATTTTCCACCTTCTTTGTAGTGTAAGGtttatatgtaaaataaaaattaatatttctataaaatgtactaataaaaattaatgtaatataatttaGGCAGAAATGGCGCTAAGATCTGATGGTTTTGTGGATATTGATATTCACACTCTTGAATCAGTGCTTTCTCGAGAAACAttaaattgtaaagaaatataCATATGGGATGCTGCATTAAGATGGGCTACTGCTGAATGTATTCGCCAAGAGCTTGAACCCTCAGCAACAAATCAAAGACGATTATTAGGTGAGTACTACCATTAGAATTTCAAATGTAAGAATAGTATCACTAGTAGTTGTTTTTCATTCTAGGGTTTGCTTTACATTTAATTAGGCTTCCTGCTATGAATTTAGAAGAATTCGCCAATAGTGCTGCCCAGACTGGAATTTTGACACAACAAGAAACTATTAATGTCTTTTTACATTTCACTGCTAGTAATAAACCACAACTTTGTTTCCCTATTAAACCCCGACAAGGTTTAAAAACACAGGTAAATGCTATGAAATAATTGTTCATAGTAGCTTGGATAAGTTCGAAATTATTGTATAGGATTGAAGAATTGACATATTcgtaatattttatttgcagGTGTGTCATAGGTTTCAGTCGTGCGCATATAGATCAAATCAGTGGCGTTATAGAGGTAGATGTGACTCTATTCAATTTAGCGTTGACAAAAGAATTTTTGTTGTCGGTTTTGGACTTTACGGAAGCTCGTCTGGTGCTGCTGATTACAACGTCAGAATCGAACTTAAACGTTTGGGGTGTGTTCTGTCCGAAAATAGTACGAAGTTTTTTTCGGATGGTTCAAGTAGTACATTTCATGTATATTTTGAAAATCCCATTCAAATTGAACCAGAATGCTTTTATACGGCTAGTGTAATATTGGACGGTGGTGAATTAAGTTACTTCGGTCAAGAAGGCATGTCAGAGATAACAGTTGGTAATGTAAACTTCCAATTTCAATGCAGTTCAGAAAGTACGAATGGTACCGGTGTACAGGGAGGACAAATACCTGAACTAATTTTTTATGGGCCGCCAATAGATGACTGACGGAAATTTACTACCGAGATAATGGTTTAACTGATGCTCTCTAAAAATCTGTACCTTGAAATTGTTCAAGGTTTTATATGATTATCGTTCTAAGAGCTATTTTTAAATTGATGATAAATTCTATGTAATAGACACACTCTaaagtattaaaatatatttatacctTACATTTTTTGTATATAGAATTATAACGAAtaatttgtagaaaaaaataattCTGATAATTTCATCTCATTCTTGTTTGTTTGTTTTCTAAGTCATCATCtttttcttatgaatattatttcatttaCTGAGCTTAAAATGACAAAGATATGACTgtcaaaaataaaatataggaaaagatatttatattatttttgtaTAATCCAAAGGTATGTACCAAATTCTCAGTTTTGTAAGACCTTCCAAGATTTACTTTTATAACTAAAAGATACACGAATGTAATAAAGAATGCAACATATTGCTTGATTGTATATTGCCATTTAAATAACATATTGTTTAGCAGATAAGGCAAAGAAAATTTTATCAAGTTTAAAATAAACGTAAATTTTAAGATAGTACTTAATACTTCTATAAAAGAGTGTGTCTATTaccattttttatttattctgtTGACATGAAATTATGTCTTTTATATAATTTGAATTTCTAAAATTGGATATTTGTAAATATGCATTAAGTGTTCTATATAAAATACGTGTTAGACAACATAAAAAAGACAGGTATGTAAAAATAACCATCAATAAGGTGAAAACGATTAAGAAAGTTAATAAGCGTTAATTAAAAGGATTTACTGTCTTACAAAttattgttaaacaataatataaaaGAATAAACAAAGATTAATTAATTTTAGAAATTATTGTTATCACATGACTAGTTTACTGTCAATTAAAAAAATGctaataaattatatattattttgtaattcaaatgaattgaacttAAGTTAACGCTTTCTTAGTTTATGTTCAAGCGTGAGAAGAAATATGCACATTGTTCATTTATAAAGAAACTTATCCTGTTCTGATATCAAATGATATTATTTTAACATAGAATTCATATGCTGTATACTTTAAAGCATCCCACAATTATTGAAAAGTAATCTTAGAGTAGTATTATGATACTAACTACCCATACCAAACGGTATTAATTTCTTAatattatttacattattttttgCATATAATATGCAAAAAGAGAAATTCTTTAATACATGTGCTTTTATGTGCTGCAAAAAGCGAAATTAAATTATtgaattaaatatttaaatatagaTTCTCAAGACAAGATAATTTTTTTATACAGtataaaaagaataataatattCTACAATATTTCACAA
The sequence above is a segment of the Xylocopa sonorina isolate GNS202 chromosome 7, iyXylSono1_principal, whole genome shotgun sequence genome. Coding sequences within it:
- the Lute gene encoding BTB/POZ domain containing protein 3 lute isoform X3; the protein is MYTNAESPIPVSDSPPTVSPLSSSIVLQREGTINQPLSAPASPLSSLSSPITQLNLSSPEDCTQDPNWQATKPTIRERNAAMFNNHLMADIIFIVGTPGHTQTIPAHKYVLATGSSVFYAMFYGGLAENKRDIEVPDVEPAAFLALLRYMYCDDIQLEADTVLATLYVAKKYIVPHLARACVNYLETSLTAKNACLLLSQSRLFEEPDLMQRCWEVIDAQAEMALRSDGFVDIDIHTLESVLSRETLNCKEIYIWDAALRWATAECIRQELEPSATNQRRLLGFALHLIRLPAMNLEEFANSAAQTGILTQQETINVFLHFTASNKPQLCFPIKPRQGLKTQVCHRFQSCAYRSNQWRYRGRCDSIQFSVDKRIFVVGFGLYGSSSGAADYNVRIELKRLGCVLSENSTKFFSDGSSSTFHVYFENPIQIEPECFYTASVILDGGELSYFGQEGMSEITVGNVNFQFQCSSESTNGTGVQGGQIPELIFYGPPIDD
- the Lute gene encoding BTB/POZ domain containing protein 3 lute isoform X1; this encodes MAMSNLYSKISTKPMKRFQENVTVKQTNPWLNAESPIPVSDSPPTVSPLSSSIVLQREGTINQPLSAPASPLSSLSSPITQLNLSSPEDCTQDPNWQATKPTIRERNAAMFNNHLMADIIFIVGTPGHTQTIPAHKYVLATGSSVFYAMFYGGLAENKRDIEVPDVEPAAFLALLRYMYCDDIQLEADTVLATLYVAKKYIVPHLARACVNYLETSLTAKNACLLLSQSRLFEEPDLMQRCWEVIDAQAEMALRSDGFVDIDIHTLESVLSRETLNCKEIYIWDAALRWATAECIRQELEPSATNQRRLLGFALHLIRLPAMNLEEFANSAAQTGILTQQETINVFLHFTASNKPQLCFPIKPRQGLKTQVCHRFQSCAYRSNQWRYRGRCDSIQFSVDKRIFVVGFGLYGSSSGAADYNVRIELKRLGCVLSENSTKFFSDGSSSTFHVYFENPIQIEPECFYTASVILDGGELSYFGQEGMSEITVGNVNFQFQCSSESTNGTGVQGGQIPELIFYGPPIDD
- the Lute gene encoding BTB/POZ domain containing protein 3 lute isoform X2; its protein translation is MLETQYFKVMTNKNEGSESPIPVSDSPPTVSPLSSSIVLQREGTINQPLSAPASPLSSLSSPITQLNLSSPEDCTQDPNWQATKPTIRERNAAMFNNHLMADIIFIVGTPGHTQTIPAHKYVLATGSSVFYAMFYGGLAENKRDIEVPDVEPAAFLALLRYMYCDDIQLEADTVLATLYVAKKYIVPHLARACVNYLETSLTAKNACLLLSQSRLFEEPDLMQRCWEVIDAQAEMALRSDGFVDIDIHTLESVLSRETLNCKEIYIWDAALRWATAECIRQELEPSATNQRRLLGFALHLIRLPAMNLEEFANSAAQTGILTQQETINVFLHFTASNKPQLCFPIKPRQGLKTQVCHRFQSCAYRSNQWRYRGRCDSIQFSVDKRIFVVGFGLYGSSSGAADYNVRIELKRLGCVLSENSTKFFSDGSSSTFHVYFENPIQIEPECFYTASVILDGGELSYFGQEGMSEITVGNVNFQFQCSSESTNGTGVQGGQIPELIFYGPPIDD